Genomic window (Microthrixaceae bacterium):
GCCCGCATCACCATCAACGCCCCGAACAGAGGTAACGCTCTCGCCGCTGACATGCGCGATCGGCTCACCGAACGGTTCGACGAGGCCTCTGAGGACCTAAAGGTCCGAGCGGTGGTTCTTCGAGGAGCAGGCGAACGTCATTTCTGCACCGGGGCAGATCTCGGCGGGCCACAAAAGCCCGGGCCCCAACGCCCCGAAGACGCTCCAGACCGGGCCCCTGGCGATGCCGCTCGCCTCATCCGGCGCGGATGGCAGCGCCTTGTGGCGTCGGTACTCGACTGCGAAAAGCCAGTCATCGCTGCGGTCAACGGGACCGCCGCCGGCGGCGGGGCTCAGCTGGCATTGGCGTGCGATCTCGTCGTGATGGACGAAGGTGCGAAGTTCATCCAAGCGTTCATCCGACGCGGGATCATGCCTGACGCCGGAGGTGCCTACCTCCTGCCGCGACTCGTCGGTCTGCACCGAGCCAAGGAACTCATGTTCCTCGGCGGCGACGTGAACGCCGCCGAGGCCGACAGGATCGGTTTGGTCAATCGAGTCGTACCGACCGATGAACTCGCCGCCACGGTCGACGAGTTGGCCCAACGGCTCGCGGCACTTCCGACCCGATCCATCGCCTACACGAAACGGCTGACGAACCGGAGTTTTGAATCCAGTCGCGAACAGTCATTCGACGACGAAGCGATCTTTCAGGAAGCGATCACGAACACCGAGGACTGCCGAGAAGGCCTCGCTGCCTTCGCTCA
Coding sequences:
- a CDS encoding enoyl-CoA hydratase-related protein: MSDNDTDAVRDVDALIHYELADGIARITINAPNRGNALAADMRDRLTERFDEASEDLKVRAVVLRGAGERHFCTGADLGGPQKPGPQRPEDAPDRAPGDAARLIRRGWQRLVASVLDCEKPVIAAVNGTAAGGGAQLALACDLVVMDEGAKFIQAFIRRGIMPDAGGAYLLPRLVGLHRAKELMFLGGDVNAAEADRIGLVNRVVPTDELAATVDELAQRLAALPTRSIAYTKRLTNRSFESSREQSFDDEAIFQEAITNTEDCREGLAAFAQRRDPQFKGW